From a region of the Triticum aestivum cultivar Chinese Spring chromosome 7D, IWGSC CS RefSeq v2.1, whole genome shotgun sequence genome:
- the LOC123166871 gene encoding transcription factor HEC1 — protein sequence MDNMTHNSSSSSSWDLDMSLGSHHHPLLFDHPTPTPPAPPPPPLSFHLHPPPPPPPHQHHQHHQQHQLAIDPSPSSSLFPPPHHHPHHLHHLDLAVDPHRHHHDYQREQHPDEMQQRPPPAMEEGSQQLHHQDAVDEAEEELGAMKEMMYRIAAMQPVDIDPATIKKPRRRNVRISEDPQSVAARHRRERISERIRILQRLVPGGTKMDTASMLDEAIRYIKFLKRQVQDLQHQPAPPQQQHYPGGGGSGGAGPSSTAAVAGRPAFLPLGAGSLIDWAGLTRQVDIHAPTSSSSSSSMGGALGFGFSTGGQSSHGMH from the coding sequence ATGGACAATATGACCCACAActcgagcagcagcagctcctgGGACTTGGACATGAGCCTCGGTAGCCATCACCACCCTCTGCTCTTCGACCACCCGACCCCAACTCCGCcggcgccaccgccaccgccattaTCTTTCCAcctccaccctcctcctcctccaccccctcatcaacaccaccagcaccaccagcagCACCAGCTAGCCATAGATccctccccttcttcctccctcttcCCTCCACCTCACCACCACCCCCATCATCTCCACCACCTCGACTTGGCCGTCGACCCCCACCGACATCACCATGACTACCAACGTGAACAGCACCCGGACGAGATGCAGCAGCGGCCGCCGCCCGCGATGGAGGAGGGCTCGCAGCAGCTTCATCACCAGGACGCGgttgacgaggcggaggaggagctggGTGCGATGAAGGAGATGATGTACCGGATCGCCGCCATGCAGCCGGTGGACATCGACCCGGCCACCATCAAAAAGCCGCGCCGCCGCAACGTCCGCATCAGCGAGGACCCGCAGAGCGTCGCTGCCCGTCACCGCCGCGAGCGGATCAGCGAGCGCATCCGCATCCTCCAGCGCCTCGTGCCTGGGGGCACCAAGATGGATACGGCATCGATGCTCGACGAGGCCATCAGATACATCAAGTTCCTCAAGCGCCAGGTCCAAGACCTCCAGCACCAGCCTGCGCCACCGCAACAGCAGCACTATCCcggcggaggcggcagcggcggcgctggTCCGAGCAGTACCGCCGCCGTGGCCGGGCGGCCGGCTTTCTTGCCGCTGGGCGCCGGATCCCTGATCGACTGGGCAGGGTTGACGAGGCAGGTGGATATCCACGCGCCAacgtcgtcgtcttcctcgtcgTCGATGGGCGGCGCGCTAGGTTTCGGATTCAGCACGGGCGGTCAAAGCAGCCACGGAATGCACTGA